DNA from Aggregatimonas sangjinii:
GCGCGTCTTGATCTCGATTTTACGTACTTTTTTAAGTAGTTCCTTGGTATCCATGTGGCCCCACCCGACCTCCCCTCAGGAGAGGAGTCTATGGCGTGTCTAATTTGTGTTAACTGTGGTCTTAATTGGTCAGTAGTTATAATTGATTTAGACGCTTTTCACAATAGAAAAACGTATAGCACCCAAAAAGAAAGCCTCCAAAAGGGGGATTAAAGGGGCTAAGGTACTTCAATCTCGTTAACGATCTTGTTGATGATTTCCTCGGAAGTGATGTACTCGGCCTCTGCTTCGTAGGTAATCCCGATGCGATGGCGAAGTACATCATGTACGACTGCCCTCACATCCTCGGGCACCACATAGCCCCTACGTTTGATAAAGGCATAGCATTTGGCGGCTATTCCGAGATTGATACTACCCCTTGGCGAGGCACCGAAACTTATGAGTGGTTTCAGGCTTTCTAGATTGTATTTTTCGGGATAGCGGGTCGCGAAAACCAAATCAAGAATGTACTTTTCTATTTTCTCGTCCATGTAAACATCCCTAACAGCCTTCTGCGCACTCAAAATCTGGTCGATACTCACCACCGGGTTTACGGCTTCATAGGCATCGTTCAAATTTTGACGCATGATCATTTGCTCCTCGTTCATCTTCGGATAATCGATAACGGTCTTGAGCATAAAACGGTCAACCTGGGCCTCAGGCAAAGGGTAAGTACCCTCCTGCTCGACCGGGTTTTGCGTGGCCATAACCAGAAAAGGCTTGTCGAGAACGAAGGTTTGATCCCCTATGGTCACTTGTTTTTCCTGCATGGCTTCCAAGAGAGCGGACTGAACCTTGGCGGGAGCACGGTTAATTTCATCTGCCAATACGAAATTGGCGAAAATCGGACCTTTCTTTATAGAAAAATCGTTTACTTTCATATTGTAGATCATTGTACCGACAACATCGGCAGGCAAGAGATCCGGAGTAAACTGAATTCGGCTAAAACTGCCTTTTACAGCCTTCGAAAGCGTATTGATGGCCAGTGTCTTTGCAAGTCCTGGAACACCTTCCAAAAGAATATGGCCCTGTCCTAATAGCCCTATGAGCAGGCGTTCGACCATGTGTTTTTGACCCACGATGATCTTGTTCATCTCTAAAATCAGAAGGTCGATAAAAGCACTTTCTTGGGCAATTTTTTCGTTCACGGCGCTAATATCCACAGTGGTATTTTCTTCCATATATAAATTATTGGATTTTGGTTTTTATTGGTTTGGTTTTCGAACTGTATCAAACGGTGACGCAAATTGAAAATTTATTCACTGGTTTGCTGTTAACGATTGGTTAAAAATTGTCCGAAGCCCCTATTTTTATGAAGTTTTTAAGGGAATTCTTTTTAATTTCAACCCCTTGTAAAATTCGCCTGCTTTAATGGCCGTGTGCCTTGAAAATGGAAGAGCGAAATAGCCGACAAATCTGAAATGAATAGCATCAAAATATTTTGTGGATATTCGAGGAATACGAATCTGATTTGAATTTTTATGCATGGTTCAATAGAAACGATCTGAACACTAATAAATGGAAGAAACTACGTACTCAAGAATAATTTCAGGCTGCATGAATTGGGGCATTTGGGACAAGAAATTCTCTAGCCGACAAATTATCGATATGCTCGAATACGCCTTGGAAATCGGAATTACGACTTTTGATCATGCCGACATTTATGGCGGCTACACTACGGAAAACGATTTTGGAAAGGCCTTCGCCGAAAGTAAAATTGCACGTGAACGTATTCAACTGATTACCAAATGTGGTATTCAAATGCACTCGGAAGTCCGCCCGAATGTGATAAAGCATTATGAGTATTCGGCGGCCTATATCATTAGTTCGGTAGAACGCTCACTTCAAAATCTGAGAACCGACTATATTGATATGTTATTGTTACACCGCCCTAGCCCGTTGATGAATCCTGAAATTATCGCAGAGGCGATAACGCGACTGCGGAATGATGGCAAAATCAGGGACTTTGGGGTTTCTAATTTTACCCCCTCACAGATTGCGATGCTCGAAAAAGCGATTCCCGTAGCTTCCAATCAAATCGAATTTTCATTAACGGCAAACGATGCGATGAATAATGGATGTTTGGATGATAGCATTACCCATGATCGAATGATGATGTCCTGGAGCCCGTTGGGATCATTTTTTAAAGAGAAAGCCGAGCGGGCATTGCGAATTCAAAAGGTAATGCAAAAAATGAAGGAAAAATACAGGGCTACGGAAGATCAGTTATTGTTGGCCTGGGTGCTGAAACATCCTTCGAAAATACATCCTGTAGTGGGTACAACAACGAAGTCACGCCTAAAAAATGCTATCGCGGCCCAACAGATAGCTATGGAATTGACCGATTGGTATATTTTGCTGGAAGCAAGTAGGGGCCATGAAGTGGCATAACAACTAAAAATGATACGTATGAACAAATGTGCTTTGATAACAGGGGCCACAAGTGGTATTGGAAAGGCGACCGCAGAACGTCTTGCCGCAGATGGATTTCGTTTGATCTTATGCGGTAGACGGCAAGAACGTCTCGATGAAATGGAGGAGGAATTGGGAAAGAAAACAAGTGTAGCCACCTTGAATTTTGATGTTCGCGACAAGGAAGCCGTTTTTAAATCGATATCAGGCTTGCCCGAACCTTTTTCAACAATCGATATCCTTATTAACAATGCTGGGAATGCGCATGGGTTGAACCCTATTGAAGACGGAAATCTTGACGACTGGGATGCCATGTTAGACATCAATGTTAAGGGCTTGCTTTACGTTTCAAAAGCGGTACTTCCCCAGATGGTGTCACGAAAAGAGGGCCATATCATCAATATCGGTTCCACTGCCGGGAAAGAGGTATATCCCAAAGGCAACGTCTACTGCGCGAGTAAATATGCCGTCGATGCCATCAACCAAGGTATGCGGATAGATTTGAACCAGTATGGTATACGTGTTGGTGCCGTGAACCCGGGATTGGTAGAAACCGAATTCAGTGAAGTCCGTTTTAAGGGAGACACCGAAAGGGCGAAAGCAGTTTATGAAGGGTACCAACCCTTAAAACCAGAGGACGTAGCAGACATCATTCACTTTGTCGTTACCCGCCCCTATCATGTAAACATTGCCGATTTGGTGGTCATGTCGACCGCGCAGGCATCTTCGACTATCGTAAATAAAGGTTGATGAAGCTATCCACCGAAAAAGGGGGTTCAACCATAAAAAAAATGGCATATTTTCCAAATTCACCTACTATAGGTAGGTACCGAACACCATACACGTGATCAACAAACGCCTTCTCGTAAAAAACCTGCTCGCGCACAACGACGAGAACAGTTTTTATGATAAAAAGCGATTTATCGATATTGGCCAGAAAGAAGGGAAGGCCAAGTTCTTAAAACACGTTTGCGCTTTGGCGAACAGCAATCCCAATAACAATTCCTTTATCGTGGTCGGGGTAGAGGATGAGGACAATAAGATTGTGGGCGTCGATTTTTTCGATGATAGTAAAATCCAGAATCTGGTGAATGCATATCTTGATAATCCACCACTAATTTCCTATGAAAACATCCCTTTTCCGCACTTGCCGGAGGGTAAGGTCGTGGGTTTGGTCACCATTAAATCGAATGGGAAGGTTTGTGCGCTACGGAAGAATATCTGGAAATATTACGGCGGCATGGTGTTTTTCAGGGAGGGAAGCATCAGTTTGCCCAAAGCATATGATATCGAGCTTAAAAACAGGAACGATAATGCCGTTGCCAATATTGAGCAGCATGCCAAGAACAATATTGAATTAACCTTGGATGGGGTTATCGATTTTATCAACAATCGCCACCCCGATATGGAAAGTAGTTACAAGGTGTTTAAAGAGCAATTTGTGGTGTGTTGGGCCGGGAACAAAAAGAAAGTAAAGAACGAGACCTATTTTTCCCGCGTGGATATCGAGTTGATCAACGAGCAGGTGAAATTGTTCTATTCCACCTTGGACGAGGTTACCATTTCATATGACGAACATTCGTTTACCACTATCGAATACGTGCAACTGGGTTTGGCCAAAAGGCAGAAATACTATCCGTTGGAAAAGGTGGTCATCACTTTCAACGATAATGGTACCTATCAGATTCAGAGCGACCTTATTTTCGACCCGCCACAGTACGACAAGAAGACCTTGCACCACATTTACAATACCAACAATTCCTTGTTGGAAAAGATCAAAAAAAAGATAGATTTAAAACCATCCGAGCAGAATGATTTAGAACACCTGCCCGATACATATCTTATTTGTTATCTGAACGGCTTCGAAGAGGCCAAGGAGCAAATGGAAATAGGACGGTCTCTTTTAAAAAACGAAAATCCTGAAATTTACCTCACCTTAAAAGAGTCGTTACGAATTTTAAGGAAGGTAAAATACAGCTGAAACGAGACCCTTCAGGAAAATCATCCTTTGCGAATAGCATTCAAATACTTTTTTAGTTCTTCCCTCACCTTTGGGAACAGGAACAAGAGTCCGATCATATTTGGGAAAACCAGGGCCAAAATCATGGCATCGGAAAACTTGATGACCGCATCGAGGGTTACCGCAGCGCCCAGAACGGTAAAAATCAGAAAAATAACTTTATAGGTCAAATCGATTAGGCGGCCCCTTCCGAACAGAAATTTCCATGCTTGTAGACCATAATACGACCAGGATAAAATGGTCGAGAAGGCGAACAAGGTTACGGCAACCACCAACACGTAGGACGAACCGGGAATGGCATGGTCAAAGGCAAGCGAGGTCAAGTTCACCCCGCCCGCCCTGCTACCATCTGTCAATAGCGCCTGTCCGTTGAGCACATCGCCATATATGAATGCGCCGTCAATATTGAACATGATAATGACAAGGGCGGTCATAGTACAGATGACAACGGTATCGATAAAAGGTTCCAATAGCCCGACTAGACCCTCCGATGCCGCAAATTTTGTATTGACCGCGGCATGGGCAATGGCCGCAGAACCGGCACCGGCCTCGTTCGAAAAGGCGGCACGGCGGAAACCCTGTATCATGACCCCGATAAAACCTCCGGTAATCGTTGCGCGGGGTGTAAAGGCTTCAGAGATAATCAATGAAAAAGCGTCGTCGACGAAACCAATATTCGAAAAGATAATGAAGAGCGCTGCGCCCACATATAGGGCTGCCATAAAAGGCACTATTTTCTCGGTTACTTTTGAGATGCGTTTGATACCTCCGATAATCACGATACCGACCAAAATCGCAAAAATAAGTCCCACAATACTTCCCGAGGCAGACCCTTCAAATCCGAAGCGTTCGATTATTTGGGCAGCGGCCTGATTGGTCTGAAACGCATTGCCTCCGCCAAAAGACGCCCCTACGCAAAGCAAGGCGAAAAGCATACCCAAGACTTTCCCGAAATACGTAAACCCCTGTTCTTTTAGGCCTCTCGACAAATAGTACATGGGGCCACCATACACGTTGCCCTTCGCGTCGATATCACGATATTTTACGCCCAAGGTACATTCGACGAATTTCGAGCTCATCCCCAGCAATCCGGCAACGATCATCCAAAAAGTAGCACCGGGGCCTCCAATCGATATGGCTACGGCTACCATGGCGATATTTCCCAAACCTACCGTTCCCGAAACCGCAGTGGCCA
Protein-coding regions in this window:
- a CDS encoding ATP-binding protein, encoding MINKRLLVKNLLAHNDENSFYDKKRFIDIGQKEGKAKFLKHVCALANSNPNNNSFIVVGVEDEDNKIVGVDFFDDSKIQNLVNAYLDNPPLISYENIPFPHLPEGKVVGLVTIKSNGKVCALRKNIWKYYGGMVFFREGSISLPKAYDIELKNRNDNAVANIEQHAKNNIELTLDGVIDFINNRHPDMESSYKVFKEQFVVCWAGNKKKVKNETYFSRVDIELINEQVKLFYSTLDEVTISYDEHSFTTIEYVQLGLAKRQKYYPLEKVVITFNDNGTYQIQSDLIFDPPQYDKKTLHHIYNTNNSLLEKIKKKIDLKPSEQNDLEHLPDTYLICYLNGFEEAKEQMEIGRSLLKNENPEIYLTLKESLRILRKVKYS
- a CDS encoding aldo/keto reductase, with the translated sequence MEETTYSRIISGCMNWGIWDKKFSSRQIIDMLEYALEIGITTFDHADIYGGYTTENDFGKAFAESKIARERIQLITKCGIQMHSEVRPNVIKHYEYSAAYIISSVERSLQNLRTDYIDMLLLHRPSPLMNPEIIAEAITRLRNDGKIRDFGVSNFTPSQIAMLEKAIPVASNQIEFSLTANDAMNNGCLDDSITHDRMMMSWSPLGSFFKEKAERALRIQKVMQKMKEKYRATEDQLLLAWVLKHPSKIHPVVGTTTKSRLKNAIAAQQIAMELTDWYILLEASRGHEVA
- a CDS encoding alanine/glycine:cation symporter family protein, with translation MSTNRSILLFFLFAIFPLTSTAQTIGFDERLNEAFMPIAIWWENLIFTEISIFGFSIPIILILLLSGALFFTFYFGFVNVRHFPTAIQVVRGKFDHLEKSATLLKAQTNDIEGDLVDTIKDESHYGEVNHFQALATAVSGTVGLGNIAMVAVAISIGGPGATFWMIVAGLLGMSSKFVECTLGVKYRDIDAKGNVYGGPMYYLSRGLKEQGFTYFGKVLGMLFALLCVGASFGGGNAFQTNQAAAQIIERFGFEGSASGSIVGLIFAILVGIVIIGGIKRISKVTEKIVPFMAALYVGAALFIIFSNIGFVDDAFSLIISEAFTPRATITGGFIGVMIQGFRRAAFSNEAGAGSAAIAHAAVNTKFAASEGLVGLLEPFIDTVVICTMTALVIIMFNIDGAFIYGDVLNGQALLTDGSRAGGVNLTSLAFDHAIPGSSYVLVVAVTLFAFSTILSWSYYGLQAWKFLFGRGRLIDLTYKVIFLIFTVLGAAVTLDAVIKFSDAMILALVFPNMIGLLFLFPKVREELKKYLNAIRKG
- a CDS encoding SDR family NAD(P)-dependent oxidoreductase, with amino-acid sequence MNKCALITGATSGIGKATAERLAADGFRLILCGRRQERLDEMEEELGKKTSVATLNFDVRDKEAVFKSISGLPEPFSTIDILINNAGNAHGLNPIEDGNLDDWDAMLDINVKGLLYVSKAVLPQMVSRKEGHIINIGSTAGKEVYPKGNVYCASKYAVDAINQGMRIDLNQYGIRVGAVNPGLVETEFSEVRFKGDTERAKAVYEGYQPLKPEDVADIIHFVVTRPYHVNIADLVVMSTAQASSTIVNKG
- a CDS encoding AAA family ATPase; the encoded protein is MEENTTVDISAVNEKIAQESAFIDLLILEMNKIIVGQKHMVERLLIGLLGQGHILLEGVPGLAKTLAINTLSKAVKGSFSRIQFTPDLLPADVVGTMIYNMKVNDFSIKKGPIFANFVLADEINRAPAKVQSALLEAMQEKQVTIGDQTFVLDKPFLVMATQNPVEQEGTYPLPEAQVDRFMLKTVIDYPKMNEEQMIMRQNLNDAYEAVNPVVSIDQILSAQKAVRDVYMDEKIEKYILDLVFATRYPEKYNLESLKPLISFGASPRGSINLGIAAKCYAFIKRRGYVVPEDVRAVVHDVLRHRIGITYEAEAEYITSEEIINKIVNEIEVP